The Brassica oleracea var. oleracea cultivar TO1000 chromosome C6, BOL, whole genome shotgun sequence genome includes a region encoding these proteins:
- the LOC106299311 gene encoding RING-H2 finger protein ATL75-like: MSSNELYSSAQAFQEQVSGGFVSRKLLLHNPFDHNTQQAFVVAPSSLITHENNLNGNVLMLLSVLICGIICCLGLHYIIRCAFRGTSSFMISEPISSHSTRHGSPNKGIKKKALKMFPVVSYSPGMNLPGIGEECIICLSDFVSGEKLRLLPKCNHGFHVHCIDKWLQQHLTCPSCRHCLVETCQKILGDFSQADQVIAAYTESTIVRIAPLQPEGRVNTLRESS; this comes from the coding sequence ATGTCGTCAAATGAATTATATTCTTCAGCTCAAGCCTTCCAAGAACAAGTCAGTGGCGGTTTTGTCTCTAGAAAACTGCTTCTGCACAACCCATTTGACCACAACACTCAACAAGCCTTCGTGGTCGCACCATCTTCCCTAATCACACATGAAAACAACCTCAACGGGAATGTCTTGATGCTTCTCTCAGTCCTTATCTGTGGAATCATCTGTTGCCTTGGTTTACATTACATCATTCGTTGCGCATTCAGAGGTACTTCAAGTTTCATGATCTCTGAGCCTATCTCCAGTCATTCAACACGACATGGGTCACCAAACAAAGGAATCAAGAAGAAAGCTCTTAAGATGTTCCCGGTCGTGAGTTACTCACCTGGGATGAACCTGCCGGGGATCGGTGAAGAATGCATCATCTGTTTGTCAGATTTTGTTTCCGGTGAGAAGCTCAGGCTGCTACCTAAGTGCAACCACGGATTCCATGTTCATTGCATTGACAAGTGGCTTCAACAACATCTGACTTGTCCAAGCTGCAGACACTGTCTTGTTGAGACATGCCAAAAGATCTTAGGTGACTTCAGTCAAGCTGATCAAGTGATAGCAGCATATACAGAGAGCACAATTGTCAGGATAGCTCCTCTACAACCTGAAGGAAGAGTAAACACTTTAAGAGAGAGCAGCTAA